The proteins below come from a single Oryzias latipes chromosome 14, ASM223467v1 genomic window:
- the LOC101166652 gene encoding reticulon-4 receptor-like 1, whose protein sequence is MFRRGYGGVELLLVLWGLDLSMPCPHHCICYTLPSTVSCQAHNFHAVPEGIPAQSERVFLQNNKIQRLLRGHFSPTTTMLWLYSNNISYIQPSTFHGFDRLEELDLGDNRHLKAIASDTFLGLGRLHALHLYRCGLISLPPGIFSGLQNLQYLYLQDNQLEFLDDDLFIDLLNLSHLFLHGNRLWSLRQNTFRGLGALDRLLLHQNEIQWVDSQAFHDLRRLTTLYLFNNNLTELSGATLTLLPALEYLRLNDNPWECDCKAMSLWDWLRRFRGSTSSLVCVSPPELVGKDLKLLKKEELPSCLSRESHTQGSPGKELEHGESLNHLNRHRNHHNHHQRPYMPHGDQHSLPSPSPLPRPPKGSRKNCTRRGRKAKGGLNEVQLLREEGEKDYSPDGGKYDGSSGSRRRNKCIPRTSVGPPSGVQRASNKAEQHLADFTTCLSSALLLSIYFVILR, encoded by the exons gTTATGGTGGGGTGGAGTTACTGTTGGTGCTGTGGGGCCTGGATCTCTCCATGCCCTGCCCTCACCACTGCATCTGCTACACTTTACCAAGCACTGTTTCCTGCCAGGCTCACAACTTCCATGCCGTGCCGGAGGGCATCCCCGCTCAGAGTGAGCGGGTTTTCCTGCAAAACAACAAGATCCAGAGGTTACTCCGCGGCCACTtctcccccaccaccaccatgctcTGGCTTTACTCCAACAACATCTCCTATATTCAACCATCCACATTCCACGGATTTGATCGCTTAGAAGAGCTTGACCTGGGGGACAACCGGCACCTAAAGGCCATTGCCTCAGACACCTTCCTTGGTTTGGGTCGTCTGCACGCCCTGCATCTGTACCGCTGTGGTCTAATCAGTCTGCCTCCAGGCATCTTTTCAGGCCTACAGAACCTCCAATACCTCTACTTACAG GACAACCAGTTGGAGTTCTTGGACGATGATCTTTTCATTGACCTGCTGAACCTCAGTCACCTCTTCCTGCATGGGAATCGTCTGTGGAGTCTCCGTCAGAACACTTTTCGAGGTCTGGGTGCCTTAGACCGACTCCTTCTGCACCAAAACGAGATCCAGTGGGTTGACAGTCAAGCCTTCCACGACCTACGGCGCCTCACTACCCTCTACCTGTTTAACAACAATCTCACAGAGCTGTCTGGTGCCACTTTGACTCTTCTGCCAGCACTGGAGTACCTGCGGCTCAACGACAACCCTTGGGAATGTGACTGCAAGGCTATGTCGCTTTGGGATTGGCTACGCAGATTTAGAGGCTCCACATCCTCTCTGGTTTGCGTTTCACCACCAGAGTTAGTGGGAAAGGACctaaaactgctaaaaaaagaGGAGCTGCCCAGTTGTTTGTCAAGAGAGAGTCACACACAAGGCTCCCCGGGAAAGGAATTGGAACACGGAGAGTCTTTGAACCACCTCAATCGCCACCGGAATCACCACAACCACCACCAGCGGCCGTACATGCCCCACGGGGACCAGCACAGCCTCCCTTCACCTTCCCCACTGCCACGGCCGCCAAAGGGAAGTCGCAAAAACTGCACCCGCCGGGGTCGCAAGGCAAAAGGGGGGCTCAATGAGGTACAGCTACTTAGGGAGGAGGGTGAGAAAGATTACTCTCCAGATGGGGGTAAATACGATGGGTCTTCAGGTTCGAGGAGGAGGAACAAGTGCATCCCAAGAACTTCTGTTGGCCCGCCAAGTGGCGTCCAGAGGGCTTCTAATAAAGCAGAGCAGCACCTTGCAGACTTTACTACGTGTCTGTCATCAGCCCTGCTGCTCTCAATCTATTTTGTGATCTTGCGCTGA